DNA from Dama dama isolate Ldn47 chromosome 5, ASM3311817v1, whole genome shotgun sequence:
GGTCTTTGGGCCACCATGACTGTCCCCTGCTGTTTGCCCAAGATGTGTTCAGCCCCTTGACTGGGTGGGTGCCAAGACCCCTCACTGCATGCTCCCAACTTGGATTTCATACAAGCAAAATAACAGCTTCTCCCTTCGCCTGAAAAAAACCAGTGGGACTCAGTCCCTTGAATGTAAAGGTTAGAGACAGGGAGAAGTCAGTTTTAACCAAGGTTTAAAGCCTCACTAACTTGGAGGGGAGCAAGGCTGTTACCAGATAGTTAAGTCCAGAGCAGATTTAGAATGAAAACCAGTTCATATCTGGAGAGGTGGAGCTGATGGTCAGAACATGTCCCTGCAGAAAAGGTCAGACCATTAGATGGAGGTTGATCCGTTGTGGACTTGACTTTATTCTCAACATTAATCATTAGAAAACATTTTCCTCTGCTCATGCCTTATGCCTTttgcccacctcccaccccaacccTACCCCATACTCAGGAAGCTCCAACTCCAGCCTCTTCCCATTTGAAGTAGACTCCATGTGAATGACTTCAATATCCATCCTTCAGCCAGAGGTTGTGGTGGATCACGTGTGTGTGACCACCCAGGGGTGGGAAAAGGAAGACATTGTCTAAGTGATCAAGCATGTGGGCAGGACACAGCACCATACAAGTCTTTAACCTCATGTGGCCACCAGGTCCATGATAGTATGTGTGCTGGATGATATGCAGTTAGAACCAGGAGACAGAAGAGCAAGGAGCCAAGTGGTggtggagttggagaagagaaTTTGGAGTCTTGGTGTCTGCTTATCTGGCCTGTGAGAGAGCTCAACTGGGAGGCAGCTGAGCTGGGTATCCACTCACCCCACCTGGATCTTAAGCCTGGAAACTCACGCTGCTCAAAAGctccttttacatttttctcattCAGTAGAAGGTCAATACTTTGGAGCCCAaactgggtgctctgtgatgacctagaggggtgatggagggtggagtgggagggagaccacagagggaggggatatatgtatacatatagctgatttactttgttgcagcagaaactaacacaacattgtaaagcaattatactccaattaaaaaaaaaaaaagtgtgattcTCCATTTGTCACCGTTGGCACCTTCTAGCTTTACTTGGTTCTGCTGCTGGTGGGAGAGAGTCATGGATCTGGGAGCCTCAGGAAATGATTCAGTTGTCACTGAGTTTGTCCTGCTGGGCCTCACGAAGACCCCAGCTCTACGGCCCATCCTCTTTGTCATCTTCCTTCTCGCTTATGTAGCTACTGTGGGGGGCAATTTCAGCATCCTGGCTGCCATCCTCGCTGAACCCAaactccacacccccatgtacttcttcctggggAACTTGTCCCTGCTGGATGTCGGGTGCATCAGCGTCACTGTCCCTGCAATGCTGGGGCATTTCATGTCCAATAACAGAAGCATTCTCTATCGGTCCTGCCTCTCGCAGCTCTTCTTCTTCCACCTCCTGGCTGGAGTGGACTGCTTCCTGCTGACTGTCATGGCCTACGACCGCTACCTGGCCATCTGCCAGCCCCTCACCTACAGCACCCGCATGAGCTGGGGAATCCAGCGAGCCCTGGCCGGCGTGTCctgtgtcttttccttctccaacgcgcTGACTCAAACTGTGGCTGTATCTACTCTCAACTTCTGTGGTCCCAATGTGATCAACCACTTCTACTGTGACCTCCCACAGCTTTTCCAGCTCTCCTGCTCCAGCACCCAGCTCAACGAGCAGTTGCTCTTTGTAGCAGCAGCCTTCATGGGTGTGGCCCCCTTGGTCCTCATCACTGTGTCCTATGGGCACGTGGCAGCCGCAGTCCTGCGGATCCGCTCAGCGGAGGGCAGGAAGAAAGCCTTCTCCACGTGTGGCTCCCACCTTACCGTGGTGGGCATCTTCTATGGCACAGGTGTCTTCAGCTACATGCGACTGGGCTCAGTGGAGGCTTCAGACAAGGACAAGGGCATTGGCATCCTCAACACCGTCATCAGCCCCATGCTGAACCCCGTCATCTACAGTCTCCGGAACCCTGATGTGCAGGGCGCCCTGAGACGGGTGTTCACCCGTAGACAGCCCCCCATGTGAGATCTCTTGCTGTGTCTTTAAAGAATATCATGGCTCCACTTACTGCTTCCAAGAGGTACTGCAGTTAGTACAAATGGAATGTGAACAAGGTGAAATCAAATCAGAAACTGGCTTAGAAAGGAAAGTACAATAAAAACAATAGTAGCTGTTACTTATATCATGATTACCACGTGCCAGGCCACTCTTCTAAGTGACTGACATCTATTAACTCACTTAACCCTCAGAACAACACTATGAAGCAGGCACAGATTTACAAATTACAGATTAGGAAACCGaacctcagagaagttaagtaacttgcccaaagtcacacagctaaagaATGTCAGAGCTGTGATTTAAATCTAGGTGGGCATTGTTTCTACTGCCTCTTAAAAGTAATACATCATTCCTAAGAAGAAGGgtatctgtaaagtgggatggATGGGACAGACAAGAAAGAGGggataaaagaaaaggaaggtcagtgttatagaaaaatattttttaaaaaacatggagtaagaagttttgtttctttagtaAATTTACAGTTTGTTCCAGTGCAGCTGGAAGAGGCTGGTAGAGGAATTGCTGAAGACTGACTTCAGCAAATAAACCAAcaaaaagagaacaaagtttAAAACCAAAATCCAAGGGACAAGGCATTGTTTAGAAAAACCATAGAGATGAGGTAGAATATTGGGCtgacaataacaaaaaatatgtgtaaaacaGTAACTAAAGAGTTTCAGCTCACCTGAAAAAGTCTCCCTGACTGACTGACGGGAGATCTTTGCCTTCTTGGACATAAACCTGAACCAAACTCTCCTTCTGCGTTGCTAAAAGGAGAAAACCActtcatttattccatttatagctttaaacatctttttacataatgcaataaaaatgcatgcttattaaaaaattagaaagtttgaaaagaataaaattactcATAAGTTTATTTCAGAGacaatcatttttatatttagtctATAATTGTTTAAAAAGCTTGTACctaatatatatttgtaaaaatagaaTAACCtgcttttttaaataatgtaatgATAACATAGTAATAACAGAATAACACAGATGGATATCTTTCCATGACATTCAGTAGAGATCTTACTCATCTTTTTCTAGATTGCATAGCATTCCTTTGAATGGATAGAATAAAATGGATTTTACAACTTTCTCTTAGTGAATGTGTTTTGGTTGAAATAATCTTGTTGGATGgagtgctgcaatgaacctaGAAAGAacctttatttaattttcaaaggaaTAGATTCATTGATCTTTTCCCCACTGATATAAAATCACTCTTTCACTGTCGACTAAATATCCTTCTAGTTTGGGGTCTGTTGTTGGACTCTCTTTTGCTCTTCTTAATCATTATGGTATTAAAACACAAGTTAATATGTAGTTGTTAAGGTATTTCTTATTACTTTTATTTCCCTGGTGTTGGTCTGTCTTTGCCATACTCATTCCTGCAACTACTTATAATCATCCttccaattaatttaaaaaatctgtttgtaAATTTCTACTAACGGAGTGTCAATGTATAAATTTAGGAAGAACTGACACCTTTGTATTACTGATTTTCCCAAGGTGGAATAAGGTATATCGCTTTAATTACTAAAGTCTTATTTTATAGCTTaagagttttgctttgtttttaaaaatagaattgtgtGAAACAGAAAGCTAAATTTCCCTTGCCAGGAGGCAGATTTATCCAGAGTGATTCAGGAGGCCAAGAAGGCATGTCCCACAGATAGGGGTTAGTGAGTATACGCTCAAATTGCTGCAGCTGGCTCTGGAGAATCTCTGATACTTAAACACACCACTTGGAACCTTGGGAAAAAGATTCTGTGTGAATTTATTATTCTGATAGTCAGGAATATTTACACTTAGAAAAGCAATGGAAAGGAAACATTTTTGTGTGCTTTATCGAGTTCACCGGTTTTTAGACCCCCAGGTGTACCTGGAGCTCAGACATGTAGTTTATGAGACTTAAAAGTAATcaggaggtttccctggtggctcagcagtaaagaagctgcatgcaataagggagacctggattcaatccctggttgggaagatcccctggaggagggcatagcaacccactcctgtattcttgcctggagaatcccaaggacagaggagcctggcgggtacggtccatggggtcacagagagtcggacacgactgagcaaccaagcacacGTGGTTTTCAGCTCTTATAGAATGAAATCTGTCAACAGTGGACCCACATCCTTGTCAGCAGTCATCTAGGACTAAATTTCTACAGACCTCATTAGAGAGGGCCAGTACCCTCCAGTTTGCCAGCTTCCAACTCACCACACCATTTGCCTTGCCCTTGTAGGCACTGTAGTTTGTTATCCCTGATCCAGACCTTTGATGTTCTAGCTTTCGTCACTGTTGAAAAAGTTTTGATCTGTAATGTATGTGTGTTTCCTAgaattttctgattctttctgaACCCTCAACTTATAGGAAATTCTACTAGCACATAAGGCACTCAAGTAATATCAGTAGGATGAATTATTGTCTAATTttgggggttcccaggtggctcagtggtaaagaatctgcctgccaatgcaggagacacaaaagaagtggattcgatctctgggttgggaagatcccctgaagaaggaaatgacaacccactccagtactcctgcctgaaaaatcccatagacagaggagcctgtcacaaagagccagacatgactgaacgactgagtacacacacacacacacacacacacacacacacactgtcttatTTTAAGGAAGATGGTCTCAACAGTTAGGCACTATCTAGGGAGAAGAAAAGAGGTACAGAGTTGTCACTAAATGGACCTGGCACTAAACAAAACCTGACCTCTGTCCATAAAAGTATAATTATGTTAAAGTATTAATTGATTCCAAAAACTTTCATTGAGCACCTGAAATTTAGCAGGAAAAACATTACCTGCCAATCTAGAGTggtctgcctctgtctctccttGCCTTCTCTGTGTGGGGCCAGTTTGCAAACCAACCCAAAAATTCCTTAGATACAAAAGTCatgaatcataaaagaaaaaaatgatgaattgGATATCATCAAAAATGTAAATGTCAGTTATTCAAAGGACACGGTTTATGAAAATATAAGTTACAGACTGGGGAACTATTTGCAAAACATGGATTAAAGGCTAGTATCCTTTATATTtaataacatatatttttaaaaataactcaataagaagtagaaaaacaactaattttttattgagggggagcaaattatttaaataaataatcaatgacatacagatggtaaataagcacatgaaaagatgcgcaatatcattaaggaaatacaaagttaaaccacaatgagttacTATTGCATACCTAATAGAGAGGACTAATATTAAAAAGACTGATGATATTAAGTGTTGATGAACAACTGGcaatctcattcattgctgggAAGAATTCaaagtggtacagccactttggaaaacagtttgacagtttcttttaaaattaaacatccaCTTACATATGTTTCAGCAGTTATACTGCAAGGTATTTTccaaggagaaatgaaaacatgtctccACACAAATAATTGTCTGAACATACTTATATCTTTATTTGTAATGGCTAAAatctggaaacaatccaaatgttcatTAACTGATAAATAGCGTAGCAAATTGCAATACATGGAATATGACTTGGTGAAATGTACTACTACTGCTACCAACATGCATGACTCTCAGAAGGATCATGCTAATAGAATGAatccaattatttaaaaagtctacataatgtgtgattccatttatgtgacagTATGAAAAAAGCAAACCCAAAGGGAAAGAAATCAGATCGGAGGTTGCCATGGCTATGGTCTGGAGAGGGGACTGCCTGCAAAGGTGCAGAAGGGAAGTTTTTGGAGCAGTTGAAGTGTTCCATATATTGATGGAGGTGGTAGATACATGACTATATATTTCATCAAGGCTCATCAAACTTCACAATTAAAATCATACCTtagttaacttttatttttttcagctctgTAATTTTGCAATTGCTTTTTTATGCTTGCGttacttttttaacttttgaCTTTATGTTGGAATATAGCCGATTaaaaatgctgtgatagtttaggtgcacagcaaagtgacccagccatgtatccatcctccctcagactcccctcccatctagcCTGCCACACGGCATTGACCAGAGTTCCTTGCGTTgttacagcaggtccttgttggttatctattttaaataagcagtgtgtacatgttgatcccaaactttTAAAAGCGTGCCTTAAAAAACCCAGTGTAGAAAATAAACGAAAGAAACAGTACTAGAGTCAGTGAATCTGGAATCCAGCCTGAGCTCTACTAGGGACACCCTCTCTGGCTTTGCCAAGTCAACTAAGTCCTCTGGTTCTTCTTTTTCCCATCAGTAATATGGAAACTGTATCCTTTCTCAGGAGCATTAGGAGCCTGGAATGAAGTTGTGACTCTAATGTTCCTTTAATAAAATCCAAAAATACTAGGCAGATGAGAGAAACCCTTAAGGACTGAAGGACTGAGGTTATTTGTCTGCCTCTGGCCTCTTGTGCAATCCCTGGGGAGTGTATCATTTTTAGGGCCCCTAAGGCCTTGTTAGCTCCCAAATACAGAGACAGCACCAAGACACACTCTGTCAGCCCCTGCATCACTTCCTTTATAAGGCTTCTGGAGAAGGGTCACTTTGGGTCAGCTTAGCACTCACTCCCCTCTCTACAAGAACTGCCGTCTGGGAACTCGGAGTAGAAAGGTAAGTGCCTCTGCTCCAGGACTGctaatttccttccttcttgagTAAGTGTggatgaagatcccacatgatctTCAGGTAGCTTTACCCTTGGTGCTAGAGAATAAAGGGCTGAGCGACCATCGGATTCAGGGAGTGGCAGTGAAATACCACAGTGATGTTCTCTACTCTTAgtgacaagaaaaataaaggtcAGAACTGGCAAGTAGAGGAAGTCAGAAGGGAAGAGATTAGGGTCAAGAGTGGGGAAGTGAAAAGTCTGGGGAGAGCCAAGGGTGGGTATTTAGGTTGATCAGGGCAGAGAAATTAGTATTTATAGCATcttacagtgtattaaaaagcagaaacatcactttgccagcaaaagtctgtctagtcaaagctatggtttttccagtactcgtgTAcgaatgtgaaagctggaccattaagaaggctgagcgccaaagaattgatggtttcaaattgtgatgctggagaggactcttaagagtcctttggacagcaaggagatcaaaccagtcaatcctaacagaaatcaatcctgaatattcattggaaggactgatgctgaagctgaagctctaatactttggccacctaatgacaagagccaactcattaagaaagaccttgatcctgggaaagatcaaaggcaggaggagaagggggcaacagaggatgagatggttggatggcatcactgattcaatggacatgagtttgaccaaactctgggagatagtgaaggacagagaagcctggcctactgcagttcatgaggtcacagagttggacacggcttagcaactgaacaacaaatacctCTAAGTAAACCTAGACATAATACAATACAGCCTTTCATATTGCAGAAGGGAAaaatggatggacagatagacAGATGATAGATACTGAGATATTGGCAAAGGGCTTggcaaaaacaaaagcacaaaatACAAGTTCTCCAGAACAAACTCTTACATATGTGAACTTAAAACAGGATATCATTTTTGAGCTtcccttttctcattttaaaatgatcacCTATCTTCAAGAATTTCTGTGAAATTTAAATGTagtaaaatatttgacaaaaagtttatattaataaatgttgGCTTCctattttttcctcccttctttctctccttcctcccttccttttatcttttttccccttctgttatcCTTTCTCCAAAGTCCTGATGCGAGTTAGTAGTAGAAGCTTGTTTATAACACAAGCATTTGGACTCTTAACTCCACAGCTCTTTCCACTGTGATGGGTTGTCCTTATATaccaggagaaagaaagagagagagagagacagagggacggggggcaggaagggagggagggagaaagagagagggactgTGAACGTCTTTGTGTAGAGAAAGAACTACTTACGGCAAACTGGACCACAGGACCCGAGGCACACCGATCCTTGCATGGACAGACAGGGTGGGATGACTGGAGAAGTGGGAGTAGACAGATGCATTCAGAAGAGAGATGAACCTCTGCTCAGAGCAAGGCTGAACTCTTGTCACCGTGTCATGAGACACTGTACTGTGTCACTGCTATTGATTCATACCCAGATTGGGCGTGCCTTAATGTTAACTTCGGAAAATCCTCCTGTGATGACATTTCCTGAGGTCAGGCACTCTACACTGATACAACCTTCATAGTTGTTAGAATAGTGAAACCCTTCCATCCCATTTTGATCATTAGCCACAGTCCTGGGTCCTCAGAGCAGTTTCCTCTGTCCCAGCCCCTTTCCTGGGATCCTCTGGATCTCAACCTGAGCTGGAAATTCAAGAGTTAATGTCTAGCACTGTAAGGGCCATGGGGATCCTGCACAAGCTCTAATCCAGTATCCATTCCATTGATAAACGTACATGCCCCGTTATCCCCAGCATCCAGCAGACACAGATTAGGTGCCTCTGTGtacctctctccctctttcagcaggtccacattttcttgctctccaTCTCTCAGCAGTGGCCTATGGAGCCAGGTGCCCGGGGCAACAAGACTGTGGTCACTGAATTCATCCTTCTTGGCCTAACAGAGAACATAGAACTGCAACCCATCCTTTTTGCCATCTTCCTCTTTGCCTATGTGATCACAGTTGGGGGCAACTTGAGTATCCTGGCCGCCATCTTTGTGGAGCCCAaactccacacccccatgtactactTCCTGGGGAACCTTTCTCTGCTGGACATTGGGTGCATCACTGTCACCGTTCCTCGCATGCTGGCCTGTCTCCTGACCCGCCAATGCCGAGTTCCCTATGCAGCCTGTGTCTCACAGGTCTTCTTTTTCCACCTCCTGGCTGGTGTGGACTGTCACCTCCTGACAGCCATGGCATATGACCGCTACCTGGCCATTTGCCAGCCCCTCACCTACAGTGTCCGCATGAGCTGTGACGTCCAGGGAGCCCTGATGGCCGTCTGCTGTTCCATCTCCTTCATCAATGCTCTGACCCACACGGTGGCTGTGTCCGAGCTGGACTTCTGCGGCCCTAACGTGGTCAACCACTTCTATTGTGACCTCCCGCCCCTTTTCCAGCTCTCCTGCTCCAGCATCCACCTCAATGGGCAGCTTCTTTTTGTGGGGGCCACCTTCATGGGGGTGGTTCCCATGATCTTCATCTCGGTGTCCTACACCCACGTGGCAGCCGCAGTCCTACGGATCCGCTCGGCGGAGGGCaggaagaaagccttcttcacaTGTGGCTCCCACCTCACCGTGGTCTGCATCTTTTATGGAACCGGCTTCTTCAGCTACATGCGCCTGGGCTCCGTGTCTGCCTCAGACAAGGACAGGGGCATTGGCATCCTCATCACTATCGTCAGCCCCATGCTGAACCCACTCATCTACAGCCTCTGGAACCCCGATGTGCAGGGTGCACTGAAGAGGTTGCTGACGGGGAAGCGGCCCCCCGAGTGAGAAGGCAGGGCTGTCAAGATGCCCCTCCCTCCTTGAGCAACCCCCCGCTTTCTTGTGCTGAAGGCTTAGTTGTGGGCAGGAGGATATTCAAGCATGGACTAAGAAGGAAAGTAGATAACTCAGGCCAGGGTAGAATGTGGTTTGCCTTGGACTGGGGAGAAAGGCTAAAGCTTAGAGAAGAGAGTAAGTATCTAAATAACTGATGAAAGGTGGATTAGAGACAGATAGgagaagggactttcctggtggtcccagtggctaagactccatgttcccagtgcaagaggcctgagttcaatccctggtcagggaactagatcccacatgccgcaaataAGAGTTCACAagccccaactaaagatcctgcctgctgcaatgaagatcaaagatcctgcagcTAAGAGCCAGCACACccaaataaatatatcaatatttttttaaaggacaaatgggagaaaatcataCTATGGGTCAGGAAGTGGGACACAAataagttgtatttttaaaattcaatgacTTTTCagttgaaatacattaaaaatattaattaaaatgtttgcCCTCACCCTTTTAAGATAGGATATGTTtgcattttagggcttccctagtggctcagatggtaaagaatctggctgcaatgcaggagacccaggttcgattcctgggttgggaagatcccctggagaagcggatggcagcccactccagtattcttgtctggaaaattccatggacagaggaacctggcgggctatagcctacacgctctcaaagagtcagacacaattgagcgactaacatattTGTATCAGAGTATTGGGTCTGGGGACTTggctgatggctcagcggtaaagaatccacctgcaatgcaggagatggaggagactcgggtttgatccctgggttgggaagatcctctggaggaggggatggcaacccactccagtattcttgcctggagaatcccgtggacagaggaacctggcaggctacagtccatggggtcacaaagagttggacaggactaaagcAACTGAGTACGCACtcatgcatgttttttttttaaagattcttcttCAGGAAATAAACTCATGAATGTGGAATTAAGGTTTGGCATAGCCTGGGAGCAGGATGTGGGGACCTGTCAGAGTACCTTCCAGCATCTTCTTCAGAGCAACACTATCAAATACCTCTTCCTAAAACCAGGGTCCCCATCCCGACTAACCATGAGTGGGAACAACACATTTTCATGTCACTGCGTGAACTCGCTCCCCCAACCTCTCCACTGAAAACTCGCGAGTGGGTCATCATTAATTTCCTGCGAAGAAGCATTCAGAAtagttagtttttatttttcatggcaAAGTACCCCGATTTATAAAAGGGCATTCTATCTAATATGTATAGAAAATCAGTAAAGGTGAAAAATGAAGGGAAATAGAAGTTTGCAGTTTACCACTGAATGAGTACTGGAAACCAAGATTTTACCAAAAGAGCGAAACTAAGGGAACCCATGGAAGAACCGTGACTAGAATGAGAGTTGATTTCACATGCAGTTGTGactgtttctagaatttttttccgTGAACCTTTCAGACACTTCCTGGTCCACAAGTTGGAAGTCTGAGAAGAGGGACCTTACCTAACATTCTTATTAATTGATGAGGAGGGCAGCTTGGCCCCCTCAAGGTGCCTGAGAATATTCCGAGTCAAATGAACATTCCCACCATCTCTCTCTTCCTGAAGCCCGCTGTCTCCCACTTCAGGTCCACTGCCACTCTGGGGCCGCCCTGCAACGGCCTCTGGGCCTGGGCCCCTCCGGCACTCGGGCCACCCACGATGCCTGGTTAAGCCCCTGGGGCAGTGTCTGTCCCACTTGACGCCATCTGATTTCTTTCTGATGACCACTGTATCACATCCAGACCTTCACCGGGAATGTCATGTCCCTCTGTCACTCATTTCTTCCCAGCCTCTCCCATCAGTCTTTCTCAGCCACAGCCTCTAGCTCAGCGAGAGCTTTTCTTTATCAGGagactcttgcatctcttcaCTTTTATTGCATGTTCGTAATCTCCTCCAAAAGAGTGTGCCCTGCTCAGCAAGAAAGACATCATCATCATTTCTGTATTCCTTGCAGCTTCTTTTTGGCTCTCCCtgactagactgtaagctccgtAACGACAAGGACCATGTTTTCTATTATACATGTCTTCAAACTCACAGCACAGTGCTGAGTGCATAAAGCCATCTCATGGATCCATCAACTGCTACTAGGAACTGATAACCATCAACTGGTATTCCTGACCTGTGACAGGAAATGTGTGTTCTCCGTGGGAGGTCAGTGAACCAGCCAGATGTTTTCTAAATGCCCGAAATCCAAGATCTTAAGatatgaagggaaaagaaaagaagaaagagaagcttTCTTCTGAGGACATAGTCAGTCACTGAGCTTGACATAACAGGAAGAAGCTTTCTGGATTTCATGTGTGAACTGCATGTCATTTCTCTCCCAGAACTAAGAGAAACTGCCTGAAGTTAGAGCCAGAAAAGTGTCTCCCTCTTGCAAAGGAATGTAAGAGAACATTTAATTAGCAAAAGCTAATTGGAGCTTGGAGCCCCAGGGTTCTGAAATCCTGCAACATCCAAGCCTGGGCTCCATTCAACTTGGAGCACGTTAAGCAGGTGGGATGATAATAATAAATGAGTGCTAATCAGTATGACaaagtgtttgtctttctttaaaTGATGTCCTTAAGTGAATAGTTTTTAACTCTGCTCTGAAAATATGAGCAATTCATATGtagtataaataattttaatgaaaagtatatttttgtttaaaaagaagaatgaatataTTGACATGAAAAGATGTACAGCACATATTGCTGAATTTAGAAAGTGGTGATGATGTGACATGTAATGTGTATCGGGCAAAAAAGTGCTGTGGAACAACCCCCAAGTTTTAGGTGGTGATTTCCACTGCAGAGGAGAATTGGACTGGGCAGAGGGGTGGGAAATGCAGGACTTTCAGTTTCTACtccatttactctttttttttcatattgtttattattttacttgCAATCCCATAGAATGACCTACTGGATGAATGAGGATATTTTTTTTGGAGAGGGGGGAGtgttccagggattgaacaacaCCACCAGAAGTAGAAGCctagagccttaaccactggaccaccagggacgtccctccaTTTACTCTTATTTGAAGTTTCTCACTGAATTCTgtggcttgccaggtggctcagtggtaaaaaatccacttgccaatggaatcgctgcaggagacttgggtttcatccctgggtcgagacTATCTGctggaggacgaaatggcaacccactccagtatccttgccaggaaaattccatggacagaggagtctagcgggctgcagtccacagggtcacaaagagccagacattactgagagactgagcacacattcacTGAATTCTGTAatgtaaaaaacaattttttaagtaaatgctATTGGTGGATACGGGGGTGGGAAGAGTAAAATGAATTGACTGCGATATTTTCTCTCCAGCCTTCAGagtgtcctctgtcatcctcatctttgaggagaaaaaaaaatagtaagttgTTTGTCCATCCAATATAAGGCCACTGGCTTCACTTTATCTAGACTCACAGGCTCCAGAGAGACATAAAGTAGTTGTTGGTCATCTTATCCATGCTGCCTCTTCTGAGATGAGAGCCAAACCCAAGCATCTCTAGCCTAGGAAaatactcctggggatctttccccTCGTCCCACCTCCCGGCCCTGAAAAGTCAAATTTCACCCTCCATTCCACACGAATGCCTACCTTACACCAACACCAGCACACCTCCTCCCCGCAAAACCCTTGCAC
Protein-coding regions in this window:
- the LOC133055931 gene encoding putative olfactory receptor 3A4, whose protein sequence is MDLGASGNDSVVTEFVLLGLTKTPALRPILFVIFLLAYVATVGGNFSILAAILAEPKLHTPMYFFLGNLSLLDVGCISVTVPAMLGHFMSNNRSILYRSCLSQLFFFHLLAGVDCFLLTVMAYDRYLAICQPLTYSTRMSWGIQRALAGVSCVFSFSNALTQTVAVSTLNFCGPNVINHFYCDLPQLFQLSCSSTQLNEQLLFVAAAFMGVAPLVLITVSYGHVAAAVLRIRSAEGRKKAFSTCGSHLTVVGIFYGTGVFSYMRLGSVEASDKDKGIGILNTVISPMLNPVIYSLRNPDVQGALRRVFTRRQPPM
- the LOC133057956 gene encoding olfactory receptor 3A10, which translates into the protein MEPGARGNKTVVTEFILLGLTENIELQPILFAIFLFAYVITVGGNLSILAAIFVEPKLHTPMYYFLGNLSLLDIGCITVTVPRMLACLLTRQCRVPYAACVSQVFFFHLLAGVDCHLLTAMAYDRYLAICQPLTYSVRMSCDVQGALMAVCCSISFINALTHTVAVSELDFCGPNVVNHFYCDLPPLFQLSCSSIHLNGQLLFVGATFMGVVPMIFISVSYTHVAAAVLRIRSAEGRKKAFFTCGSHLTVVCIFYGTGFFSYMRLGSVSASDKDRGIGILITIVSPMLNPLIYSLWNPDVQGALKRLLTGKRPPE